Below is a genomic region from Dechloromonas denitrificans.
ATCGGCATGGCTCTCGGCATCCTTGGTCTGGCACTTATTTTTGCTACCGGCCATGAAGTCTCGGGACATCAGGCCGTACTCGGCATTGCCGCCCTGCTGCTTGCCGTCTTCCTCTATTCAGCCAGCCTGGTCGGCGTCAAGCGCATCGGCGATCACAGCCCGCCGCTGGCCACGACGGCCGGCACGCTGCTTGTCGCATTGCCACTGTTCATCCTGGCCTGGTGGCTGGTTGATGGGCAGATACCAACCGACATCCCCCCACGCGCCGGCGCGGCGATCGTCTATCTCGGGATTTTTGGCTCGGTACTCGGTTTTGCGCTGTACTACTACGTGATCAAGCACATGGATGCCGGCAAGGTATCGCTGATTACGCTGATCACCCCGGTCATCGCCCTGATTCTCGGCAATGTGCTGAACGGCGAGATGATCGAACCTCGCGTCTGGCTGGGCGCCGGCCTGATCACGCTCGGCCTCGGCCTGCACCAATGGCCGATGCTCGCCTCGGCCTTTCTCAGGCGCTGAGGATTCGCTGAATTCAGGCTGATTGTCGCGGTCGACCGCGATAATCAGCCTGAAACGTGCTTAACCCAGGGCAGCATCGATCAAGCGCCGCGAAATGCTGATCCGGTCTGGCAGGATAGGTAGCGCATCGGCGGTGAACCATGCTGCCGCTTCGATTTCGGCGGGATCGGGCATGAGCTCGCCGCCGGCATAATCGGCAAAGAAGGCGATCATCAGCGAATTGGGAAACGGCCATGGCTGGCTATCGAAATAGCGCAGGTTGGCGATTTCGATGCCGACTTCCTCGCGTACTTCGCGCCGGGCGCATTCTTCCAGCGTTTCACCTGGTTCAACAAAGCCGGCCAGGGCGCTGAACACGCCGGGTTTGAAATGCGGGCTGCGGGCCAGCAGCAGTTTTTCGCCGTCACGCACCAGCACCATGATGGCCGGCGACAGGCGGGGATAAGCCAGCAGACCGCAGGCCGGGCATTGCATGGCATGCTCACCGGTCTTGAGTTCGGTTGGCGTACCGCATTTGCCGCAGAACCGATGGTTGTTCTGCCAATCGAGCAACTGCGTCGCCCGCCCGGCCAGCGCAAAAATTTCCGGCCCGGCCAGCTGAAAAACAGCCCGCAAATGCGTCGCCGTACCGCCATCGATTTCTGGGTGTTGGGCTACGTCGACCGCGAAACACGGCAAACCGTGCAACTCGCCAACCTGCAGCGCATTGGGCAGATGACCGAAATCAGCGGCCGTTGCCGATGGAAATGTTGCATCTTCGCCCTGGCCCGAAACCATTAGCAGGCGGTGTTCGCAGCGCAAGATCCAGTAAGCCGGTTGATTCATGAACTCTCCCAAAGAATGTGGGCCGACAACGCTCGCCCGGCCTTACTCGTGACGCCCATGCATGACGATGCGCGAGACAAACCAGATGGCCAGCAGATTGGCTGCGACGGCAACGTAGCCGACCAGCGGATAACCGATAATTTTGCCGCTGCCATCCAGCGAGATGAGAAAACCGGCCAGCGT
It encodes:
- a CDS encoding DMT family transporter — encoded protein: MPIPIAYFTIVAIWSTTPLAIQWSALGTGFAFAVMARMLIGATLALVLIVVWRIGFPLHRKARQSYLVGGLGMFGAMLSTYWGAQYIHSGLVSVLFGLTPLATSVLAVFWLGERALRPAKLIGMALGILGLALIFATGHEVSGHQAVLGIAALLLAVFLYSASLVGVKRIGDHSPPLATTAGTLLVALPLFILAWWLVDGQIPTDIPPRAGAAIVYLGIFGSVLGFALYYYVIKHMDAGKVSLITLITPVIALILGNVLNGEMIEPRVWLGAGLITLGLGLHQWPMLASAFLRR
- the nudC gene encoding NAD(+) diphosphatase, with amino-acid sequence MNQPAYWILRCEHRLLMVSGQGEDATFPSATAADFGHLPNALQVGELHGLPCFAVDVAQHPEIDGGTATHLRAVFQLAGPEIFALAGRATQLLDWQNNHRFCGKCGTPTELKTGEHAMQCPACGLLAYPRLSPAIMVLVRDGEKLLLARSPHFKPGVFSALAGFVEPGETLEECARREVREEVGIEIANLRYFDSQPWPFPNSLMIAFFADYAGGELMPDPAEIEAAAWFTADALPILPDRISISRRLIDAALG